Proteins from a single region of Bombus pascuorum chromosome 5, iyBomPasc1.1, whole genome shotgun sequence:
- the LOC132906936 gene encoding G-protein-signaling modulator 2: MSLSASAENLTSEGQNSERWNMCLELALEGERLCKAGDCKSGVAFFQAAIQAGTDDLRILSAIYSQLGNAYFYLGDYVKAMQYHKLDLTLARNMGDKLGEAKSSGNLGNTLKVMGKFDEAMICCKRHLEISREIGDKLSEGRALYNLGNVYHAKGKQAGRVGHQDPGEFSEDVRQCLQQAVHYYEENLELMKELEDSAAQGRACGNLGNTFYLLGDFQQAIYYHNERLKIAREFGDKAAERRANSNLGNSHIFLGEFEKAAQHYKRTLVLAQELGDREVEAQACYSLGNTYTLLRDYPTAIEYHLWHLEIAQQLKDRVGEGRACWSLGNAYAAMGNHEKALHYANLHLNISKELEDPMGQATAQMNVDDLQKILGLEKGQQENNKENIAQKLSTNTGSNVNISSPCRYRLRRQSMDNLDLIKLTPDAKLKEQAESQIDKSNNATPQLTQKEEDSFFDLLSRFQSGRMDDQRCALNINRNPKFRTITPEVCESEDKDGEDLLELIAGMQSKRMDEQRVTLPYLPGLNSNQDSDDSFIEMLVRCQGSRLEDQRSPLPAASTVHDAEEEHNQRSNGTTQAGSTVPEEDLFALIQRLQAGRMEDQRASGPGKTC; the protein is encoded by the exons ATGTCTCTGAGCGCGAGTGCGGAAAATTTAACATCAGAAGGGCAA AATAGTGAAAGGTGGAATATGTGCCTTGAATTGGCGCTTGAGGGTGAACGTCTATGTAAGGCTGGAGATTGTAAATCTGGGGTAGCATTCTTTCAAGCTGCAATTCAAGCTGGTACAGATGACTTAAGGATCTTAAGTGCAATTTACAGCCAATTAGGAAATGCTTATTTTTACCTTGGAGACTATGTGAAAGCAATGCAATATCATAAATTGGATTTGACACTAGCACGTAATATGGGAGACAAATTAGGAGAAGCAAAGTCTAGTGGAAACTTGGGAAATACATTGAAAGTCATGGGAAAGTTTGATGAGGCTATGATTTGTTGCAAGAGACACTTGGAAATTTCAAGAGAAATTGGAGATAAG CTAAGCGAAGGAAGAGCTCTATACAATTTGGGGAATGTCTATCATGCTAAAGGTAAACAGGCAGGTAGAGTAGGTCATCAAGATCCTGGGGAATTCTCTGAGGATGTCAGACAATGTTTACAACAAGCTGTACACTATTATGA AGAAAACTTAGAATTGATGAAGGAATTGGAAGATTCTGCTGCTCAAGGTAGAGCTTGTGGAAATTTAGGAAATACATTTTATCTTCTTGGCGATTTTCAACAAGCAATTTATTATCACAATGAAAGATTAAAGATTGCCAGAGAATTTGGCGATAAAGCTGCTGAGAGGAGGGCAAACAGTAATCTAGGAAATTCACATATATTTCTTGGTGAATTTGAAAAAGCTGCACAACATTATAA GAGAACTCTAGTCCTTGCACAAGAGTTAGGAGATAGAGAAGTAGAAGCGCAGGCATGCTATTCTCTAGGAAATACGTATACTCTATTGCGAGATTATCCAACTGCAATAGAATACCATTTGTGGCACCTTGAAATAGCACAACAGCTTAAAGATCGCGTAGGTGAAGGCCGTGCCTGCTGGTCTTTGGGAAATGCATATGCTGCAATGGGTAACCATGAAAAAGCACTACACTATGCCAATCTACATCTAAACATTTCCAAAGAATTGGAAGATCCAATGGGACAAGCTACTGCACAAATGAATGTCGATGATTTACAAAAGATTCTGGGTTTGGAAAAAGGGCAGCAagagaataataaagaaaatattgcacAAAAACTATCGACCAATACTGGCTCAAATGTTAATATATCTTCACCGTGTAGATATAGACTTAGACGACAAAGCATGGATAATCTCGATCTCATTAAg ctcACACCGGACGCAAAACTAAAAGAGCAAGCTGAATCTCAAATAGATAAAAGTAATAACGCGACACCACAACTTACtcaaaaagaagaagatagtTTCTTTGATCTTCTATCTCGTTTTCAATCTGGTAGAATGGACGATCAACGTTGTGCATTGAATATAAATCGCAATCCGAAGTTTAGAACGATAACACCTGAGGTGTGCGAGTCGGAAGATAA ggATGGGGAAGATTTACTAGAACTGATTGCTGGAATGCAAAGTAAAAGAATGGATGAGCAACGAGTGACGCTGCCTTACTTACCTGGCCTAAACAGTAATCAAGATTCCGACGATTCCTTTATCGAAATGTTGGTTAGGTGCCAG GGTTCGCGTTTAGAAGATCAGCGGAGCCCTTTACCAGCAGCATCAACGGTGCACGATGCTGAAGAGGAACACAACCAAAGATCTAATGGGACTACTCAAGCAGGGTCGACAGTGCCTGAGGAGGATCTTTTCGCTTTAATACAAAGACTTCAGGCCGGACGAATGGAAGATCAAAGAGCCTCTGGTCCTGGCAAAACCTGTTAA